In Ruminococcaceae bacterium BL-6, a genomic segment contains:
- a CDS encoding ATP-dependent nuclease, subunit B, whose product MLRLILGRAGSGKTRWVREELCRLAKSGKSGLMLLVPEQYSFESERAMLRLLGAKDAQGVSVVSFTRMADSIFHQYGGFCGRRLDDGGRSILMSLALEQTGEHLPLYRRHARTPELVRMMLDACAELKMCSVSPEDLSKAAEGMEDGTLKEKMTELSLVLSVYGALVAQSYLDPLDDLTRLRQLLEGRDFFRGRTVMIDSFKSFTAQEAALIEIMLRQADDVVMTLCADRLDDPEQGMGLFSLVRRTARETIALARRNSVPVAPPVLLESGARFRGKGLCALEEGVYRPVRHPLREDTGDVVLYSAQSCYDEAEFAAASIRSLVMEQGYRYRDFAVLVRSPEHYRSNLDSALERWEIPYFMDRPRDIDSEPLMHLVLCAFQAVRSGFRSDDVFACLKTGLAGLTAEEISLLENYAFLWKISGKKWLSPWTENPRGFAGECTDRDRDELRKINALREKIVSPLSDFSKEISGADGEKMALAVYRLLGRLETPRCLRELCARLKKIGENELADRQLRLWDMLMGILDQTALVLKGKELPPARFAELLRLVIASGTIASIPQGLDEVTVGVADRTRPAEPKVVFLLGAAQGEFPLNPSVGGLFSDAERRKMIGLGLPLTGTAARAAVEERFLAYACIAGPSERLFVTYPVADAGGSAKSPSSIVSEIRAVLPKAPVKSRFSLPQESFANSGEAAFEMAARVWKEDSAFSATLKKLFSSRPEYTARMKALGRAGARLPEAFGDPAKARALFEGGKHLSATQIETYHLCRFQYFCRYGLNAKERRPAELNALEYGSLMHYLLETFLRAFPPDELAGMDEKELKGRILEAVSRYAELKMGGAENKSPRFRFLVSRIADSALVVLRHIAKELCQSRFRPAAFELELKEGGDFPPLVLTLPGGDTICVEGKIDRVDVMERGGEKYVRIIDYKTGKKEFRLSDVLYGVNMQMLIYLAALIQNGKFSPAGILYMPAVRPIVPAPHGMPPEKREKEIEKRLRMNGLILDDSRVITGMEEKAEGKYIPVALKDGKPARADSVVSREEMDGIVDYIREETRKMAETLYRGDVAAQPLKGDYDACEYCPYFPVCGHEKDEGGRERFRCDKAEALRRMREAGQKEDEGHE is encoded by the coding sequence ATGCTGCGTCTGATTCTGGGCCGCGCGGGGAGCGGGAAAACGCGCTGGGTCCGCGAGGAGCTCTGCCGCCTTGCCAAAAGCGGGAAAAGCGGCCTGATGCTCCTTGTGCCCGAGCAGTATTCCTTTGAAAGCGAGCGCGCCATGCTGCGCCTGCTGGGGGCGAAGGACGCGCAGGGCGTTTCCGTCGTCAGCTTCACGCGGATGGCGGATTCTATTTTTCATCAGTACGGCGGTTTCTGCGGCCGCCGCCTGGACGACGGGGGGCGCAGCATCCTGATGAGCCTCGCGCTGGAGCAGACGGGGGAGCATCTGCCCCTTTACCGCAGGCACGCCCGCACCCCGGAGCTGGTGCGAATGATGCTCGACGCCTGCGCGGAGCTGAAGATGTGCTCGGTTTCCCCCGAGGACCTTTCCAAAGCGGCGGAGGGCATGGAGGATGGGACGCTCAAGGAGAAAATGACCGAGCTTTCGCTGGTGCTTTCCGTTTACGGGGCGCTCGTCGCCCAGAGTTACCTTGACCCGCTGGACGACCTGACCCGGCTCAGGCAACTTCTGGAGGGCCGGGACTTTTTCCGCGGCCGCACGGTGATGATCGACTCCTTCAAGAGCTTTACGGCCCAGGAGGCCGCCCTGATCGAAATCATGCTGCGGCAGGCGGACGACGTGGTGATGACCCTCTGCGCCGACCGCCTCGACGACCCCGAGCAGGGGATGGGCCTTTTTTCGCTGGTGCGCCGCACCGCGCGGGAGACGATCGCCCTCGCCCGCCGCAATTCGGTTCCCGTCGCGCCGCCCGTTCTGCTGGAAAGCGGCGCCCGCTTCCGGGGGAAGGGGCTGTGCGCGCTGGAGGAAGGGGTCTACCGGCCGGTTCGCCATCCGCTGCGGGAAGACACCGGCGACGTGGTGCTGTACTCGGCGCAGAGCTGCTACGACGAAGCGGAATTCGCGGCCGCGTCGATCCGCTCCCTTGTCATGGAACAGGGGTACCGCTACCGCGATTTTGCGGTTTTGGTGCGCTCGCCCGAGCATTACCGCAGCAATCTGGATTCCGCGCTGGAGCGGTGGGAGATCCCGTATTTTATGGACCGGCCGCGCGACATCGATTCCGAGCCGCTGATGCACCTGGTGCTCTGCGCGTTTCAGGCCGTGCGGTCGGGCTTCCGGTCGGACGACGTGTTCGCCTGCCTGAAAACCGGGCTTGCGGGGCTTACGGCGGAGGAGATCTCGCTGCTGGAAAACTACGCGTTTCTGTGGAAGATTTCCGGGAAAAAGTGGCTTTCCCCATGGACGGAAAACCCCCGCGGCTTCGCGGGAGAATGCACGGACCGCGACCGGGATGAGCTCCGGAAAATCAACGCCCTGCGGGAAAAGATCGTCTCGCCGCTTTCCGATTTCTCCAAAGAAATTTCCGGCGCGGACGGCGAGAAGATGGCGCTCGCCGTCTACCGTCTGCTCGGCCGGCTGGAAACGCCCCGCTGCCTGCGGGAGCTGTGCGCAAGGCTGAAAAAGATCGGGGAGAACGAGCTTGCCGACCGCCAGCTTCGCCTTTGGGATATGCTGATGGGCATCCTGGACCAGACGGCGCTGGTGCTGAAGGGGAAGGAGCTTCCCCCGGCCCGGTTCGCGGAGCTTCTGCGCCTCGTCATCGCGTCGGGGACGATCGCCAGCATCCCGCAGGGGCTGGACGAGGTCACGGTCGGTGTTGCGGACCGCACCCGCCCGGCGGAGCCGAAGGTGGTGTTCCTGCTCGGCGCGGCGCAGGGGGAGTTCCCGCTCAACCCGTCGGTGGGCGGCCTGTTCAGCGACGCGGAGCGCCGGAAGATGATCGGGCTCGGCCTGCCGCTGACCGGCACGGCGGCGCGCGCCGCCGTGGAGGAGCGGTTCCTCGCCTACGCCTGCATCGCGGGCCCGTCGGAGCGGCTCTTTGTCACCTACCCCGTGGCGGACGCGGGTGGCTCCGCCAAATCGCCGTCTTCCATTGTGTCGGAAATCCGCGCCGTTCTGCCGAAAGCCCCCGTGAAAAGCCGGTTCTCCCTGCCGCAGGAATCGTTCGCGAACAGCGGGGAAGCCGCGTTTGAGATGGCGGCGCGCGTCTGGAAGGAGGATTCGGCCTTCTCCGCCACCCTGAAAAAGCTGTTTTCGTCGCGGCCGGAATACACGGCGCGGATGAAGGCGCTGGGACGCGCCGGCGCCCGCCTGCCGGAAGCGTTCGGGGACCCCGCGAAGGCGCGTGCCCTGTTCGAGGGCGGAAAGCACCTTTCCGCCACCCAGATCGAAACCTATCACCTGTGCCGGTTCCAGTATTTCTGCCGTTACGGCCTCAACGCGAAGGAGCGCCGCCCGGCGGAGCTGAACGCGCTGGAATACGGCAGCCTGATGCACTATCTGCTCGAAACCTTCCTGCGCGCCTTTCCGCCGGACGAGCTTGCCGGGATGGATGAGAAGGAACTGAAGGGGCGGATCCTCGAGGCCGTTTCGCGCTATGCGGAGCTGAAGATGGGCGGGGCCGAAAACAAATCCCCGCGCTTCCGCTTCCTCGTGTCGCGCATCGCCGATTCGGCGCTGGTCGTTCTGCGCCACATCGCGAAGGAACTTTGTCAGAGCAGATTCCGGCCCGCCGCCTTTGAGCTGGAGCTGAAAGAGGGCGGGGATTTCCCGCCGCTCGTCCTGACGCTGCCGGGCGGGGACACGATCTGCGTGGAGGGCAAGATCGACCGCGTGGACGTCATGGAGCGCGGCGGCGAAAAGTATGTGCGCATCATCGACTACAAGACGGGGAAGAAGGAATTCCGGCTTTCGGATGTGCTGTACGGCGTCAACATGCAGATGCTGATCTATCTGGCCGCGCTGATCCAGAACGGGAAATTTTCGCCCGCCGGAATCCTCTACATGCCCGCCGTCAGGCCGATCGTTCCGGCCCCGCACGGCATGCCGCCGGAAAAGCGGGAAAAAGAGATCGAAAAGCGCCTGCGCATGAACGGCCTGATCCTCGACGATTCCCGGGTCATCACGGGCATGGAGGAAAAGGCGGAGGGAAAATATATCCCCGTCGCGCTGAAGGATGGAAAGCCCGCGCGGGCCGATTCCGTCGTCAGCCGCGAGGAAATGGACGGGATCGTCGATTATATCCGGGAAGAGACCCGGAAAATGGCCGAGACCCTTTACCGGGGCGACGTCGCCGCTCAGCCGCTCAAGGGCGATTACGACGCCTGCGAGTACTGCCCGTATTTTCCGGTGTGCGGGCACGAAAAGGACGAGGGCGGCCGCGAGCGGTTCCGCTGCGACAAGGCAGAGGCCCTGCGGCGGATGAGGGAAGCGGGGCAAAAGGAGGATGAGGGGCATGAGTGA
- a CDS encoding protein of unknown function (Evidence 5 : Unknown function), translating to MCANRYPGLNKSRKTVNHPGIRKRWDDEMKHLEKALLIAFILTVAFSFSAFAGQCEDISNHVLRLHVLANSDSAQDQQLKLQVRDRLLRESAGMLDGAKDRDSAERIVSGRLSDLQRAAADEIRKRGYDYPVQVRLENLYFATRQYEKVTLPAGRYDALRVTIGSAKGKNWWCVMFPPMCLPAAEEKEELDDVLNPGQMKIVTGDGEYEIRFKSLELYEQLRDWAESLKQPRDGAEIIEQPQDGTESAGQTRDESSGQPHDQAESAEQPQK from the coding sequence TTGTGTGCGAACCGGTATCCGGGCCTGAATAAATCCCGAAAAACCGTCAATCATCCCGGTATCCGAAAAAGATGGGATGATGAGATGAAACATCTGGAAAAAGCGCTTCTGATTGCTTTTATACTTACCGTGGCATTTTCCTTCTCCGCGTTCGCGGGGCAGTGCGAAGATATTTCGAACCACGTTCTGCGCCTGCACGTTCTCGCAAATTCCGATTCCGCGCAGGATCAGCAGCTCAAGCTGCAGGTGCGCGACCGCCTTCTGCGGGAATCAGCCGGGATGCTGGACGGCGCAAAGGACCGCGATTCCGCCGAGCGGATCGTGAGCGGCCGCCTCTCGGACCTGCAGCGCGCGGCTGCGGATGAAATCCGCAAACGCGGGTATGATTATCCCGTTCAGGTCAGGCTGGAGAACCTCTATTTCGCCACCCGCCAGTATGAGAAGGTCACGCTGCCCGCGGGCCGGTACGACGCTCTGCGCGTCACCATCGGCAGCGCGAAAGGGAAAAACTGGTGGTGCGTGATGTTCCCGCCGATGTGCCTGCCCGCGGCGGAGGAAAAGGAGGAGCTCGACGACGTCCTGAACCCCGGGCAGATGAAGATCGTGACCGGCGACGGCGAATACGAGATCCGCTTCAAATCGCTGGAGCTGTACGAGCAGCTCCGGGATTGGGCGGAAAGCCTCAAGCAGCCCCGGGATGGGGCGGAAATCATTGAGCAGCCCCAGGATGGCACGGAAAGCGCCGGGCAAACCCGCGATGAAAGCTCCGGGCAGCCCCACGATCAGGCGGAAAGCGCAGAACAACCGCAAAAATAA
- the ispE gene encoding 4-diphosphocytidyl-2-C-methyl-D-erythritol kinase produces the protein MQEKREPMRVLAAAKLNLTLDILGRRDDGYHLLDMVMQSVSIYDTLDLSPLPGGEIRIACDSASVPCGESNTVFRAARAFFRAADIPGGVLVRIKKRIPSEAGLAGGSADAAAALRALNRMYGTGFSRERLCGIGLQAGSDVPFCIVGGTMRAGGTGEILTPAPKLPSCFFVVCKPEAGVGTADAYSLADRAGGVSGRNTGPMLAALSGGRLEEICARLGNGFEDVIKLEEAGRLKKLFRSMGALGAAMTGSGSAVYGVFSHRVPAEACRAALKRGYREVFVCEPVSGPE, from the coding sequence ATGCAGGAGAAGAGAGAGCCGATGCGCGTTTTGGCCGCGGCAAAACTGAATCTCACCCTCGACATCCTCGGCCGGCGGGACGACGGGTATCATCTTCTGGACATGGTGATGCAGTCCGTTTCCATCTACGACACGCTCGATCTGTCGCCGCTCCCCGGCGGGGAGATACGGATCGCCTGCGACAGCGCGTCGGTGCCGTGCGGCGAAAGCAATACCGTTTTCCGGGCGGCGCGGGCTTTCTTCCGCGCCGCGGACATTCCCGGCGGCGTGCTGGTGCGGATCAAAAAGCGCATCCCGTCCGAAGCGGGGCTTGCGGGGGGCAGCGCGGATGCCGCCGCTGCCCTGCGCGCGCTGAACCGGATGTACGGGACGGGATTTTCCCGGGAGCGGCTGTGCGGGATCGGCCTTCAGGCCGGCTCGGATGTGCCGTTCTGCATCGTCGGCGGCACGATGCGCGCCGGGGGAACCGGGGAAATCCTGACGCCCGCGCCGAAGCTGCCGTCCTGCTTTTTTGTCGTGTGCAAGCCGGAAGCCGGCGTCGGCACGGCCGACGCCTATTCCCTCGCGGACCGCGCGGGGGGCGTTTCGGGCCGGAACACCGGGCCGATGCTCGCGGCGCTTTCCGGCGGAAGGCTGGAAGAAATCTGCGCCCGCCTCGGAAACGGGTTCGAGGATGTGATCAAGCTGGAAGAAGCGGGGCGTCTGAAAAAACTTTTCCGGTCCATGGGCGCCCTGGGCGCGGCCATGACGGGCAGCGGCTCCGCGGTTTACGGCGTCTTTTCCCACCGCGTTCCGGCGGAAGCCTGCCGCGCCGCCCTGAAACGCGGCTACCGAGAAGTTTTTGTGTGCGAACCGGTATCCGGGCCTGAATAA
- the yugH gene encoding putative aspartate aminotransferase (Evidence 3 : Putative function from multiple computational evidences; PubMedId : 12670965; Product type e : enzyme), whose translation MTDYASLMNRKIVSLKPSGIRRFFDIANEMDNVISLSIGEPDFSTPWHVREEGIRSLEKGKTWYSPNRGFLELREEISRWFARRYHVEYDPKTQIVVTVGGSEAIDLCIRTLVNPGEEVLIPEPSFVCYVPMAEMAGGVPVILETKAEDDFRLTAQALREKITPKTKLLVLPFPNNPTGAVMRRSHLEEIAEVVREHNLLVLSDEIYSELTYGDTPHVSFAEIKGMKEHTVVVNGFSKAFAMTGWRLGYAMGPEPVIAQMTKLHQYAIMSAPTMAQYAAIEAMKNGDGDIVEMRAQYDMRRRLIVDGLNSMGLSCFEPEGAFYVFPCIRSTGLSSEEFCKRLIYAERVAVVPGNAFGDCGEGFVRVAYSNSIQNITEALKRIKHFVDGLK comes from the coding sequence GTGACTGATTATGCTTCTCTGATGAATCGGAAAATCGTATCGCTCAAGCCCTCCGGCATCCGCCGCTTTTTTGACATCGCGAACGAAATGGACAACGTGATCTCCCTTTCCATCGGCGAGCCGGATTTCTCCACGCCGTGGCATGTGCGCGAGGAGGGGATCCGCTCGCTGGAAAAGGGGAAGACCTGGTATTCCCCGAACCGCGGCTTCCTCGAGCTGCGCGAGGAGATCTCGCGCTGGTTTGCGCGCCGGTACCATGTGGAATACGACCCCAAAACGCAGATCGTCGTCACCGTGGGCGGCTCCGAGGCGATCGACCTGTGCATCCGCACGCTCGTGAACCCCGGCGAAGAGGTCCTGATCCCTGAGCCGAGTTTCGTGTGCTATGTGCCCATGGCCGAAATGGCGGGCGGGGTGCCCGTGATCCTGGAAACGAAGGCGGAGGATGACTTCCGGCTGACGGCGCAGGCGCTGCGCGAAAAGATCACCCCGAAAACGAAGCTTCTCGTCCTGCCGTTCCCGAACAACCCCACCGGCGCCGTGATGCGCCGCAGCCATCTGGAGGAGATCGCAGAGGTGGTGCGCGAGCACAACCTGCTGGTGCTGTCCGACGAGATTTACAGCGAGCTGACTTATGGGGATACCCCTCACGTCTCCTTTGCGGAGATCAAGGGCATGAAGGAGCACACCGTCGTCGTGAACGGCTTTTCCAAAGCCTTCGCGATGACCGGATGGCGCCTTGGCTACGCCATGGGGCCGGAGCCGGTCATCGCCCAGATGACGAAGCTCCACCAGTACGCCATCATGAGCGCCCCGACCATGGCGCAGTACGCCGCGATCGAGGCCATGAAAAACGGGGACGGCGACATTGTCGAGATGCGCGCGCAGTACGACATGCGCCGCCGCCTGATCGTCGACGGCCTCAACTCGATGGGCCTCTCCTGCTTCGAGCCGGAGGGCGCGTTCTATGTGTTCCCGTGCATCCGCAGCACCGGCCTTTCGTCGGAAGAATTCTGCAAGCGGCTCATTTACGCGGAGCGCGTCGCGGTCGTTCCCGGCAACGCCTTCGGCGACTGCGGGGAGGGCTTTGTCCGCGTGGCCTACTCCAATTCCATTCAGAATATCACCGAGGCGCTCAAGCGCATCAAACATTTTGTGGACGGCCTGAAATAA
- the yugG gene encoding putative transcriptional regulator (Lrp/AsnC family) (Evidence 3 : Putative function from multiple computational evidences; Product type r : regulator): MDKLLNLLSENARLSTAQLAVMLGRTEGQVQDQIADYEKRGVIRGYRTLIDWEKVDENKATALIELKVNPKPDTGFDDIAHRVMKFDEVESVYLMSGGYDLSVVVHGQSMQQIANFVMRRLATLDSVVSTATHFILTRFKDGGVSLGSGEESDERRSVFRD, translated from the coding sequence ATGGACAAATTACTGAACCTTTTGAGCGAAAACGCGAGGCTTTCGACGGCTCAGCTTGCGGTGATGCTCGGCCGCACCGAAGGGCAGGTGCAGGACCAGATCGCCGACTATGAGAAAAGGGGGGTCATCCGGGGCTACCGCACGCTGATCGACTGGGAAAAGGTGGATGAGAACAAGGCGACCGCGCTGATCGAGCTGAAGGTGAACCCGAAGCCGGATACCGGCTTCGACGATATCGCGCACCGCGTGATGAAATTCGACGAGGTGGAAAGCGTCTATCTGATGTCCGGCGGCTACGACCTTTCCGTCGTCGTACACGGGCAGAGCATGCAGCAGATCGCCAATTTCGTCATGCGCCGCCTCGCTACTTTGGATTCGGTCGTTTCCACGGCGACCCACTTTATCCTGACCCGCTTCAAGGACGGCGGCGTCAGCCTTGGTTCCGGTGAGGAAAGCGACGAGAGAAGGAGTGTCTTCCGTGACTGA
- a CDS encoding Histidinol-phosphatase gives MLRPFSESRNGGKIIRYRYISDCHVHSDCSRDGRDPTIMMCESAARLGLCAVAMTDHCECNTYYQEGYDRSIRRSFFEAKKAAAVFRGRLRVYAGVELGQPTQNLDAARDVLSACQFDFVLGSLHNLKEMDDFYFLDPERFDTAQLLGRYFDELTQMALWNGFDSLAHLTYPLRYLAVRQSPDDCLCSVQDKVDTVLELLVRNHKALEINTSGLRQKIGDTLPPLSVLKRFHRLGGRYVTIGSDAHRWADVGAGIETGLSLLQAAGFSEFTIFIGREPHLIPIQ, from the coding sequence ATGCTCCGCCCCTTTTCAGAATCCAGGAACGGAGGGAAAATCATCAGGTATCGTTACATCTCGGACTGCCATGTGCACAGCGACTGCTCGCGCGACGGCCGCGATCCGACCATCATGATGTGTGAAAGCGCCGCCCGGCTGGGGCTGTGCGCGGTCGCCATGACCGATCACTGCGAATGCAATACTTATTATCAGGAGGGATACGACCGTTCTATCCGCCGCTCTTTTTTCGAGGCGAAAAAGGCCGCTGCGGTCTTCCGCGGCCGCCTGCGCGTTTACGCGGGGGTGGAGCTGGGGCAGCCGACACAGAATCTGGATGCGGCCCGCGACGTCCTTTCCGCCTGTCAATTCGATTTCGTGCTGGGCTCCCTCCATAACCTGAAGGAGATGGATGACTTCTATTTTCTCGATCCCGAACGGTTCGATACCGCGCAGCTGCTCGGCCGCTATTTTGACGAGCTGACCCAGATGGCGCTGTGGAACGGCTTCGATTCCCTGGCGCACCTGACTTATCCGCTTCGCTACCTCGCCGTCCGGCAGAGCCCCGACGACTGCCTTTGCAGCGTTCAGGACAAGGTCGACACGGTGCTGGAGCTTCTGGTACGGAACCATAAGGCGCTCGAAATCAACACGTCCGGCCTGCGCCAGAAGATCGGGGATACCCTGCCGCCGCTTTCCGTGCTGAAGCGGTTCCACCGGCTCGGCGGGCGGTATGTCACGATCGGCTCCGACGCGCACCGCTGGGCGGATGTCGGCGCGGGCATTGAGACCGGCCTTTCCCTGCTGCAGGCGGCCGGCTTTTCCGAATTCACCATTTTTATCGGCCGGGAACCGCATCTGATCCCCATCCAGTAG
- a CDS encoding conserved protein of unknown function (Evidence 4 : Unknown function but conserved in other organisms): MKHDSIIMNDKQSSVKGEHGPIFRVSPEKSRGLSVSAETAPPGAGDARDPKRLPALFPARRSAALSKKFLRGNLSFLCLL; the protein is encoded by the coding sequence GTGAAGCATGATTCTATTATTATGAATGACAAACAGTCGTCTGTCAAGGGAGAACACGGGCCCATTTTCCGGGTTTCGCCGGAAAAATCAAGGGGCTTATCCGTTTCGGCCGAAACTGCGCCGCCCGGCGCCGGAGACGCCCGGGATCCGAAAAGGCTGCCCGCGCTTTTCCCCGCCCGGCGCAGCGCGGCTTTGTCTAAAAAATTTTTGCGCGGGAATCTGTCATTTTTGTGCCTTTTATGA
- a CDS encoding conserved protein of unknown function (Evidence 4 : Unknown function but conserved in other organisms), whose translation MRAVITVIGKDMVGILARVSTICAESGVNVIEVTQSVMQDLFVMIMMVDISKSNIPFSELSDRLNGMGDELGLTIHTMHEDIFNAMHRI comes from the coding sequence ATGCGCGCTGTCATCACGGTTATCGGAAAGGATATGGTCGGAATTCTCGCCCGCGTTTCCACCATCTGTGCGGAAAGCGGGGTCAATGTCATAGAGGTCACCCAGTCGGTGATGCAGGACCTGTTCGTCATGATCATGATGGTGGACATTTCCAAATCCAACATCCCGTTCAGCGAACTCTCCGACCGGCTGAACGGGATGGGGGATGAGCTGGGGCTCACCATCCACACCATGCACGAAGACATTTTCAACGCCATGCACCGAATTTAA
- a CDS encoding conserved protein of unknown function (Evidence 4 : Unknown function but conserved in other organisms), translating into MINSHDILETINMIDNENLDVRTITMGISLLDCIDPDIDAACRKVYDKICRYASNLVKTGEDISKDYGIPIIHKRISVTPVSMIAAACPDKSPVRLARALDRAARAVGVNFIGGYSALVHKGFGPGDYALIESIPEALSTTEFVCSSVNIGTTKAGINMDAVGKMGRVVRETAQATADRDCIGAAKLVVFCNAPEDNPFMAGAFHGPGEPDCVINVGVSGPGVVRAALAKAGDCDITAVADLIKKTAFKITRMGQLVAQEAARRLCVPFGIVDLSLAPTPAVGDSVAHILEEMGLESCGAHGTTAALAILNDAVKKGGIMASSHVGGLSGAFIPVTEDAGMIDAARCGSLSITKLEAMTSVCSVGLDMIAVPGDTPAEVISAIIADEAAIGMVNSKTTAVRLIPAIGKKAGDELNFGGLLGGGPVMEVNRYSPLKFIRRGGRIPAPMQSLKN; encoded by the coding sequence ATGATTAATTCCCATGACATACTGGAAACGATCAATATGATCGACAATGAGAACCTGGATGTGCGGACGATCACAATGGGTATCTCCCTGCTGGACTGCATCGATCCCGACATCGACGCCGCCTGCCGCAAGGTTTACGACAAAATCTGCCGCTATGCCTCGAACCTTGTGAAAACGGGCGAGGACATCAGCAAGGATTACGGCATCCCGATCATCCACAAGCGGATCTCGGTGACCCCCGTCTCGATGATCGCCGCGGCATGCCCCGACAAGAGCCCGGTGCGCCTGGCGCGGGCGCTCGACCGCGCCGCCAGGGCCGTCGGCGTCAACTTCATCGGCGGCTATTCCGCGCTCGTCCACAAGGGGTTCGGCCCCGGGGACTACGCGCTGATCGAAAGCATTCCGGAGGCGCTGAGCACCACCGAATTCGTCTGCTCCTCCGTGAACATCGGCACCACCAAGGCCGGCATCAACATGGACGCCGTCGGGAAGATGGGCCGCGTCGTGCGCGAAACGGCACAGGCGACGGCGGACCGCGACTGCATCGGCGCCGCAAAGCTGGTCGTCTTCTGCAACGCGCCCGAAGACAACCCCTTTATGGCCGGGGCGTTCCACGGCCCCGGAGAACCCGACTGCGTTATCAACGTCGGCGTCTCGGGGCCGGGGGTCGTGCGCGCGGCGCTCGCCAAAGCCGGGGACTGCGACATCACGGCGGTGGCCGACCTGATCAAAAAGACCGCCTTCAAAATCACCCGCATGGGCCAGCTTGTGGCGCAGGAGGCGGCCCGCCGGCTCTGCGTGCCGTTCGGCATCGTCGACCTTTCGCTCGCCCCCACCCCCGCCGTCGGCGATTCCGTCGCCCACATCCTCGAAGAGATGGGCCTGGAATCCTGCGGCGCGCACGGGACCACCGCCGCGCTGGCGATTCTGAACGACGCCGTGAAAAAGGGCGGCATCATGGCCTCTTCCCACGTGGGAGGGCTTTCCGGGGCGTTCATCCCCGTCACGGAGGACGCGGGGATGATCGACGCCGCAAGATGCGGCTCCCTGTCCATCACAAAGCTGGAGGCGATGACCTCGGTGTGCTCCGTCGGCCTCGACATGATCGCGGTTCCGGGCGACACCCCGGCGGAGGTCATCTCCGCGATCATCGCGGATGAGGCGGCCATCGGCATGGTCAACAGCAAGACCACCGCGGTCCGCCTGATCCCGGCCATCGGCAAAAAGGCGGGCGACGAGCTGAATTTCGGCGGGCTTCTGGGCGGCGGCCCCGTGATGGAGGTCAACCGCTATTCCCCCCTGAAATTCATCCGGCGCGGCGGGCGTATCCCCGCCCCGATGCAAAGCCTGAAAAACTAA
- a CDS encoding Eukaryotic translation initiation factor 3 110 kDa subunit — MQDMLKKIVEMDQQARKITDAAQLEKIDSEKEVSKKREEIREQYLARARHRIEINRPLEQKAAEEDWEKAKKRNEALAKEMDELYVQKGGEWIDAIVAKVIGE, encoded by the coding sequence ATGCAGGACATGCTGAAAAAGATCGTAGAGATGGATCAGCAGGCCAGAAAGATCACAGACGCCGCGCAGCTGGAGAAAATCGACTCTGAGAAGGAAGTTTCCAAAAAGCGGGAGGAAATCCGCGAGCAGTATTTAGCCAGGGCAAGGCACCGGATCGAGATCAACCGGCCGCTGGAGCAGAAAGCTGCCGAGGAGGACTGGGAAAAAGCGAAAAAGAGAAACGAGGCCCTCGCAAAAGAAATGGATGAGCTGTACGTGCAAAAGGGCGGGGAATGGATCGACGCCATCGTTGCGAAAGTGATAGGAGAGTGA